A portion of the Sphingobacterium spiritivorum genome contains these proteins:
- a CDS encoding CTP synthase, translated as MTKYIFVTGGVTSSLGKGIIAASLAKLLQARGYKVTIQKFDPYINIDPGTLNPYEHGECYVTEDGAETDLDLGHYERFLNVATSQANNVTTGRIYQHVIQKEREGAYLGKTVQVIPHITDEIKRRMQLLGETGEYDIVITELGGTVGDIESLPFIEAVRQLRWELGNNDSLVIHLTLVPYLAAAGELKTKPTQHSVKTLLEYGVQPDILVCRTEHTLSQDIRKKLALFCNVNINAVVESIDASTIYDVPLLMLKEQLDKTVLTKLKLSTKNDPDLTNWKTFLGKLKNPTNEVNIALVGKYIELPDAYKSISEAFIHAGASNECKVKVHYIAAESVAPENVKDKLKAMDGVLVAPGFGERGLEGKLTTIQYVRENNIPFFGICLGMQCSVIEFGRNVLGLKGANSFEMDESTPYPVINLMEEQKNIKNMGGTMRLGAYDCEIKKGTKAFGIYGKAKISERHRHRYEFNNAYLEQYEKAGMIASGFNPKTGLVEIVELKNHPFFVAGQFHPELKSTVANPHPLFVSFVAASLAGKKAKATK; from the coding sequence ATGACTAAATATATTTTTGTTACGGGCGGCGTTACTTCGTCGTTAGGGAAAGGCATTATTGCAGCTTCTCTTGCCAAGCTTCTCCAGGCACGTGGCTATAAGGTTACCATCCAGAAATTTGACCCTTACATTAACATCGATCCGGGAACATTGAATCCGTACGAACATGGGGAATGTTATGTTACCGAAGACGGTGCAGAAACAGATCTTGACCTCGGACACTACGAGCGTTTTCTGAATGTAGCAACTTCTCAGGCTAACAACGTCACGACTGGTAGAATATATCAGCATGTCATTCAAAAAGAACGTGAAGGCGCCTATCTGGGTAAAACCGTACAGGTAATCCCGCATATCACCGATGAGATCAAACGCCGTATGCAACTGTTGGGTGAAACCGGTGAATACGATATCGTGATCACAGAGCTGGGCGGAACTGTAGGTGATATCGAATCGCTTCCGTTTATTGAAGCTGTACGTCAGTTAAGATGGGAATTGGGCAATAACGATTCTCTCGTCATCCACCTGACACTGGTACCTTACCTTGCTGCAGCAGGTGAGCTTAAAACAAAACCAACACAACACTCGGTAAAAACATTATTGGAATATGGGGTACAACCTGATATTCTGGTATGCCGTACAGAACATACTCTTTCACAGGATATCCGTAAGAAACTGGCCTTGTTCTGTAATGTAAATATCAATGCCGTAGTCGAATCGATCGACGCATCTACAATCTATGATGTACCGTTATTGATGCTGAAAGAACAGCTGGATAAAACTGTATTGACCAAATTGAAACTTTCTACCAAAAATGATCCGGATCTGACGAACTGGAAAACATTCCTTGGTAAACTGAAAAATCCTACAAACGAAGTGAATATTGCGCTGGTAGGTAAATATATTGAATTGCCGGACGCATATAAATCCATTTCGGAAGCCTTTATCCATGCCGGTGCAAGCAATGAATGCAAAGTAAAAGTACACTATATCGCTGCTGAAAGTGTCGCTCCTGAAAATGTGAAGGACAAACTAAAAGCTATGGATGGCGTATTAGTTGCTCCGGGATTCGGAGAACGCGGACTGGAAGGTAAGCTGACAACGATTCAGTATGTGAGAGAAAATAACATTCCTTTCTTCGGAATCTGTCTGGGTATGCAATGCTCAGTAATTGAATTCGGACGCAATGTATTGGGTCTGAAAGGTGCAAACAGCTTTGAAATGGACGAAAGCACGCCTTATCCGGTGATCAACCTGATGGAAGAACAGAAAAACATCAAAAATATGGGTGGAACCATGAGATTAGGTGCATATGACTGTGAAATCAAAAAAGGAACAAAAGCATTCGGTATCTACGGGAAAGCAAAAATATCAGAAAGACACCGTCACCGTTACGAATTCAATAATGCGTATCTGGAGCAATATGAAAAAGCCGGAATGATCGCGTCAGGCTTTAATCCGAAGACAGGTCTTGTAGAAATAGTCGAGCTGAAA